Proteins co-encoded in one Podarcis muralis chromosome 12, rPodMur119.hap1.1, whole genome shotgun sequence genomic window:
- the HNRNPA2B1 gene encoding heterogeneous nuclear ribonucleoproteins A2/B1 isoform X2, producing MPRGDRESDWREKEQFRKLFIGGLSFETTEESLRNYYEQWGKLTDCVVMRDPASKRSRGFGFVTFSSMAEVDAAMAARPHSIDGRVVEPKRAVAREESGKPGAHVTVKKLFVGGIKEDTEEHHLRDYFSEYGKIDTIEIITDRQSGKKRGFGFVTFDDHDPVDKIVLQKYHTINGHNAEVRKALSRQEMQEVQSSRSGRGGNFGFGDSRGGGGNFGPGPGSNFRGGSDGYGGGRGFGDGYNGYGGGPGGGNFGGSPGYGGGRGGYGGGGPGYGNQGGGYGGGYDNYGGGNYGGGNYNDFGNYNQQPSNYGPMKSGNFGGSRNMGGPYGGGNYGPGGSGGSGGYGGRSRY from the exons ATGCCTCGCGGAGACCGGGAGAGCGACTGG AGGGAAAAAGAGCAGTTCCGCAAACTATTCATTGGTGGCTTAAGCTTCGAAACCACAGAAGAAAGTTTGAGAAACTACTATGAGCAATGGGGAAAGTTAACGGATTGTGTG GTTATGAGAGACCCTGCAAGCAAACGCTCACGAGGATTTGGTTTTGTAACATTCTCTTCCATGGCTGAAGTTGATGCAGCAATGGCTGCCAGACCTCATTCCATTGATGGAAGAGTAGTTGAGCCGAAAAGAGCTGTAGCCAGGGAG GAATCTGGAAAACCTGGAGCTCATGTAACTGTGAAAAAATTGTTTGTTGGTGGAATTAAAGAAGATACTGAGGAACATCACCTTAGAGACTACTTCTCGGAATATGGAAAAATCGACACAATTGAAATAATTACAGACAGACAATCTGGTAAAAAGAGGGGCTTTGGATTTGTAACTTTTGATGACCATGATCCAGTGGATAAAATTGTAT TGCAGAAATACCATACTATCAATGGTCATAATGCAGAAGTAAGAAAAGCTTTATCCAGACAAGAAATGCAAGAGGTTCAGAGCTCAAGGAGTGGACGAGGAG GTAACTTTGGCTTCGGAGACTCGCGTGGAGGTGGTGGAAACTTTGGACCTGGACCTGGAAGTAACTTCAGAGGTGGATCTG ATGGCTATGGAGGCGGTCGTGGATTTGGTGATGGATATAATGGATATGGCGGGGGACCAGGAG GTGGCAATTTTGGAGGCAGTCCTGGTtatggcggaggaagaggaggatatgGTGGTGGAGGACCTGGATATGGCAACCAGGGTGGGGGCTATGGAGGTGGCTATGACAACTACGGAGGAG GCAATTATGGAGGAGGAAATTACAATGATTTTGGAAACTACAACCAACAGCCCTCAAACTATGGTCCAATGAAGAGTGGAAATTTTGGTGGAAGCAGGAACATGGGAGGACCATATGGTGGAG GAAACTATGGTCCTGGAGGAAGTGGAGGAAGTGGGGGATATGGAGGGCGGAGCCGTTATTGA
- the HNRNPA2B1 gene encoding heterogeneous nuclear ribonucleoproteins A2/B1 isoform X1, translated as MPRGDRESDWVSEREKEQFRKLFIGGLSFETTEESLRNYYEQWGKLTDCVVMRDPASKRSRGFGFVTFSSMAEVDAAMAARPHSIDGRVVEPKRAVAREESGKPGAHVTVKKLFVGGIKEDTEEHHLRDYFSEYGKIDTIEIITDRQSGKKRGFGFVTFDDHDPVDKIVLQKYHTINGHNAEVRKALSRQEMQEVQSSRSGRGGNFGFGDSRGGGGNFGPGPGSNFRGGSDGYGGGRGFGDGYNGYGGGPGGGNFGGSPGYGGGRGGYGGGGPGYGNQGGGYGGGYDNYGGGNYGGGNYNDFGNYNQQPSNYGPMKSGNFGGSRNMGGPYGGGNYGPGGSGGSGGYGGRSRY; from the exons ATGCCTCGCGGAGACCGGGAGAGCGACTGGGTGAGTGAG AGGGAAAAAGAGCAGTTCCGCAAACTATTCATTGGTGGCTTAAGCTTCGAAACCACAGAAGAAAGTTTGAGAAACTACTATGAGCAATGGGGAAAGTTAACGGATTGTGTG GTTATGAGAGACCCTGCAAGCAAACGCTCACGAGGATTTGGTTTTGTAACATTCTCTTCCATGGCTGAAGTTGATGCAGCAATGGCTGCCAGACCTCATTCCATTGATGGAAGAGTAGTTGAGCCGAAAAGAGCTGTAGCCAGGGAG GAATCTGGAAAACCTGGAGCTCATGTAACTGTGAAAAAATTGTTTGTTGGTGGAATTAAAGAAGATACTGAGGAACATCACCTTAGAGACTACTTCTCGGAATATGGAAAAATCGACACAATTGAAATAATTACAGACAGACAATCTGGTAAAAAGAGGGGCTTTGGATTTGTAACTTTTGATGACCATGATCCAGTGGATAAAATTGTAT TGCAGAAATACCATACTATCAATGGTCATAATGCAGAAGTAAGAAAAGCTTTATCCAGACAAGAAATGCAAGAGGTTCAGAGCTCAAGGAGTGGACGAGGAG GTAACTTTGGCTTCGGAGACTCGCGTGGAGGTGGTGGAAACTTTGGACCTGGACCTGGAAGTAACTTCAGAGGTGGATCTG ATGGCTATGGAGGCGGTCGTGGATTTGGTGATGGATATAATGGATATGGCGGGGGACCAGGAG GTGGCAATTTTGGAGGCAGTCCTGGTtatggcggaggaagaggaggatatgGTGGTGGAGGACCTGGATATGGCAACCAGGGTGGGGGCTATGGAGGTGGCTATGACAACTACGGAGGAG GCAATTATGGAGGAGGAAATTACAATGATTTTGGAAACTACAACCAACAGCCCTCAAACTATGGTCCAATGAAGAGTGGAAATTTTGGTGGAAGCAGGAACATGGGAGGACCATATGGTGGAG GAAACTATGGTCCTGGAGGAAGTGGAGGAAGTGGGGGATATGGAGGGCGGAGCCGTTATTGA
- the NFE2L3 gene encoding nuclear factor erythroid 2-related factor 3 yields MPVINSSGMNLSNFHNTVNLTQAISRDVSLHDATMMKSDHNTIVNAEKRNLEILETLSLTDSHTSLMNGVNMLGVFASDNCTNLTNQDLFLSLDGHGFEASCFFEERDSDSGLSLDLNHSNSSLVFTCDSDAESATYDDLAVEYSKCYHTDYQSNYDLSAELFVDVLHDHTYSQIPQQLAPCAPEDYYFMWPEKSNKARSRNGDNTGKNQSRDEYRAEALRIPFSVNDIVTLPVDSFNSMLSKYYLTDNQLSLIRDIRRRGKNKVAAQNCRKRKLDAIMNLEDQVCHLQAQKEKLKKEKAQCNRSISNIKQKLNDLYWDILSRLRDDQGRPVNPSQYSLQCCKNGSVLVVHGKAIKLELKQNNPTKKMAR; encoded by the coding sequence ATGCCTGTTATCAACAGCAGCGGTATGAACCTGTCAAACTTCCACAATACAGTTAATTTGACTCAGGCTATTAGCCGTGATGTTAGTCTTCATGATGCTACAATGATGAAATCAGACCACAATACTATAGTAAATGCAGAGAAAAGGAATTTGGAGATATTGGAGACTCTGTCATTAACCGATTCTCACACATCGCTAATGAATGGTGTCAACATGCTTGGGGTTTTTGCATCTGATAATTGTACGAATCTAACAAACCAGGATTTGTTCTTGAGCCTGGATGGACATGGATTTGAAGCTTCCTGTTTCTTTGAAGAACGggattctgattctggactgtctTTGGATTTAAATCATAGCAATTCATCCCTTGTTTTTACCTGTGACAGTGACGCTGAATCTGCCACCTATGATGATTTAGCTGTAGAATACAGCAAATGTTACCACACAGATTATCAAAGCAATTATGATCTCAGTGCAGAATTGTTTGTAGATGTGTTGCATGATCACACGTACAGCCAAATCCCACAACAGCTGGCACCCTGTGCGCCAGAAGACTATTACTTCATGTGGCCAGAGAAATCCAATAAAGCCAGAAGTAGAAATGGAGATAACACAGGAAAAAACCAAAGTCGTGATGAATACCGCGCAGAAGCCCTGAGAATTCCATTCTCTGTAAATGATATTGTGACTCTGCCTGTTGATTCCTTCAATAGCATGTTATCAAAATACTACTTGACAGATAACCAGCTATCACTCATACGTGACATAAGGCGGAGAGGGAAAAACAAAGTCGCTGCTCAAAACTGCCGCAAACGTAAACTAGATGCAATTATGAACCTGGAAGATCAGGTGTGTCACCTtcaagcacaaaaggaaaagctcAAGAAGGAAAAAGCCCAGTGCAATAGATCAATTAGCAatataaaacaaaaactaaatgATCTTTATTGGGACATTTTGAGTAGATTAAGAGATGACCAAGGAAGACCTGTTAACCCAAGCCAATACTCTCTACAGTGTTGTAAAAACGGCAGTGTTTTGGTTGTACATGGAAAAGCCATCAAACTGGAACTGAAACAAAATAATCCAACCAAAAAAATGGCTAGATAG